The Larimichthys crocea isolate SSNF chromosome XII, L_crocea_2.0, whole genome shotgun sequence region TCCGAGACAATCCCGTCAGTCAGATGTGGCATTTAATGAACATCAAAGGGGAGAAATGACTTCCCTTCAACCTGGTTTGATGCCAATGTAACCAGAAAATTAAATACAGAAGGTATTAGCAGCTTGGGATAATGAGTGGTAAATAAATGCCTGCTCACTGAAGAGCTTTGCAGTTAGTTATAGCATCAGATGATATCTGTCTAATGTGGTGAAATAGCTGCCGCTTAGATGTACTCAACACTCGCAACCTGCTTTCAATGGCTTCATTCATGTGGCTGTAAATGaaactgctgctttgatttagGCTATTCTCCATCAAGGTGATGTTAAAATGGTCTCTCGGATTAAGTGAGGTATTTAGAATCCCATCattcatatttatcattttaatacaCATCATTTGTGATAGCTTTTGTAATTGTAACAGAGATCAGTCCGGTCCAAGTTCAATGAGTAATACCGGATTTGATGTGTTAGATAATTGCTAACTATGCACAGGCAGTTCTGTTTTCTGATTAATTCTGGGACCACATCATCTGTCTGTGCAGATGAAGTAATCATACGCAACGTCTTCTCCACAGCCTGATGCGACTGGGCTAGACTGCTTTCCCCCTGCAGAGTCAACAGCTATGTCCTGTTGAACAAAATCCTATCAGGTTAGGAACACTCTCACTTTACTATACCTTGACAAATCTGCAGGACTTTGCCAAGCCCCCGCTTCTctcttcatatttcatttcatacagCACAGAGAGGCTAGAGAGGTGCCAGAGTGATAGCTCTTGCCGTTTTGTCCTCCTACACTGATACTTTACAGCCAAAAAAGTTCTGATGTATTTTGAGCTGCTAAAAGTTCTACACGTTTTGCATGTCCCCGCTGCTTCCACGTACATATTTTTGTCAATTTCTCAGCTATCATAGGAGAAATGACTTaacatgcattcatttgtaCCAACTCCTTTTCTTTTACAATGGCCATGACAAAGTAAACACCTGTTCATGAAATGGCCATCCTTTGATCCTTACCTGGCTAAGCTGGGTCTCAGAGTTCACAAATATctcacacacttcacactgaAAGTTCTTGCTGGGCACCCCGACACTGCCTTTGCTGCCCAGCCGTTTGCTCTTGCAGCCTGCACGAGTTGCCACCACTTTGCCCCTGCGTCGAGGCAGAACACTGTGGCCTTCCAGCATCAGTTTGTGCTTTGTGCCTAGTGGGgagagttaaataaaaaaaatatatatatcacaggCTTATATTTGATGCTCAGTCAATTTTTCACAAACCGAAAATCTGttacaaatttatttattagctGTTTACCGCTATTATGTGCTTCCAGTTGGGAGACAGAGTTGACTGTGACTTTACAGACAGGACAATGGAGGTGAGCCTTGCTCTTCTTGGGGTCTTTGTCCTCATCAGTACGTGACTCCCCATTTGTGCTAGACGTGTCTGCATGGCTGCCCGACTCAGTTGTTGCACCTGCGGTCTCTGTGGCCTCTGGGGCTTCGGGGGCTTCGGGGGCACTGGTGTCTGAGGCGGTTTCCGAGAGCTGTGAGGAAGGTGAAATCTGAGGAGGGGAAAGAGTGACCAACTCCACAGAGGAAACCTCGGATACTGGCGTCAGCATAACGGAGCTCCTGGGGCTCTCCTCGAGCTTCCCCTCCAGGTTGGCTGGTTCTAAATCAGACTGAAgacctgcagaaaaaaaaggtagagATTAAGGATAATACCAACAAACTGCGGATTTTTTAAACTTGTTATATGACATGTGAATTTATTAGGggacagttgcttatttacacatccagcagttacggaacaacattattattcatttggaGTCTTGTTTCTGGCCACATGATGAAtgatattcactctcttttagctttTGGCCTCTACAAACTCCCGAGGGAACTATCTGGCTGTTTAGCtactaaatgctccactatgctcaccagctagtctctaactgcgtctgtctgctgtttggtgctgggcaagTAGAgtactgtctgttttttttcacagaaagcAACTGCCTGCTGAAGCCAAAGAGGAAGGATGATCACTGTAATGACCCCTTGTAGTCATTTGATACATTgctattataaaaaatatagattataGCAGttttaacaaaacatctttgatAGCTCTGATGTTTGAATTGCTCACTGCTACAGGTGTAAAACACATGATatgcgatgtgtgtgtgtggagttgttTAAAGGCTCCTCCTTTACGCTGTGCTGTGTAATGAAAGTGTAAAAGGTTATGTACTTTTTGAGGCTGAAACTGACTTTTTCTAACATAAACAGAGTAGTTGATTACACTTTTCACCACTGATTATAAGCTTGTTCCATTCCAGTTAATATAATCTcaacaaagctgaaaaaaaacaatgaaccCTGAATAAATAGCAAGAAAAATCCCCTTGCCTGCTTAAAGAGCAAAAACACTCTTTAGATTGACTTAACTTTTTGAGTGCAAATATATTTGACTGAATCACccaaataaccatttctctttaaataaaaaacgcTGGAGCCAACATTAATGGTGTTTTTCAAGTGCTTGCTTTGTGGCATTTTCTGATATAGTATCTGCCTTTGTTTTAAACCATGTGGAACAGACTAGATTAGCATTAGCTGAGGCAAGTAAATGCCATCagcctcctccctttctccctttctcccctTCTTTCACTCTGCCTCACTATTCAAATATCAAGTGGACCTGGAGTCTCAGTCAATATAAACAAACCCATCGACTGCCGGGCCGATAAGTCACTGGAGTTCTATTACACATCTCCCCTTCACCCTATTGGCCTCCCAAGggagtcacacacacttcaccccAGAGCGCTGTGTTACACTCGCTGAATATCTCCATTTCATTCTGTGCACTTTCTCCctgcgcacacgcacacacacacacacacacacacacacacacacacacattgattttctgttttacgTCTCCAAGTAAATTCATCATTGGAGATAAGGGTCTTCCTCTTCCATTCCCCGCTAAAGAAAAAGAACCTATATAGGAGCAAGATTAGACTCGATTAGACTTAGTCGCCTCGCTGTAATGAGAGTGACCTCTGAGGGATTTGAGCTCCATCGCGGGGGGGCAGGTGTAGGTATGATCCTGGGCTTATGTGAGAGACAGGGCCACCTGAGACGTCTCTGGAGGGGAGTGATACTGATCAATGGATTTAGCAGGAACATTACAGGGGAAGACATGGAGGCTTGAGAGAATCAAAGCTCTCCGAAAATCCAAAAGGCTCATCATGAATGTCTTCATTCAGAAGAGACTCATTTCATCCATCTCAGCAGAGTTTAAgttatcttcatttttttttaaagcccaaATTTGCCAAAACGAAAAGAAATCACCAGTATGTTCTACTCTTATGTTGAAATGattgctgaaatgattagtctATTAATCAAGCAGCTAATCAAGAAGAAATGTTGATGATCATTTTAATTGTCTTTTCATTGCAGAAATGGGCTTCCATAGGTTCTGGCTTCTCAGATGTGAGTATTTgctacttttctgttttttttatatttgtgtaaataaatagtttgagaTTCTTTTTTGCACAAAACAATCACTTCTTGATGACACATCTGACAAACTGTAATGAGCACGAAACATTAAGAATGAATGATAATAGAAATAATTGTTCTTTTCACAAGCCTGATAATGAATAGAACTGTGAATcctgtgaaactgaaaataatctCATCTGCCATTTTCCCCTAAAAAGTTGTCCCACTTGTTCTCTGACCATCTACATGATGAGAGAGACTGCCACCAACATTGGTAAACTGTCAAACCAAAGGCCAGCATATTAGCAGTGCCAGCAGGGCCTCGGTggactaaaacaacaacaacaacaacaacagccaatCATGGATATTTGGATCAATGTTATGCTGGCAATCATCAGTTTTCTTTAACATGCAAACAATTTAATTCACATTCTAACCATCCAAATAGAGTGTAAACACATTTGAAGAGGACTCAGTTTTATAAGATTGATCCGCTGAGAACCTCAACCTCTGCCAAACAgcaaatgaatataaatattggACTCATTACGCACATGCTTTTATACACATACAGATAGCGAGCACTTGGTTTAGCAGACGTGCTCTGATCTAAAGCAGTCTCAGAACATAAACAACTTCCCTGGAGAAAACTCCCTGCTTTAAATCATCATTACTGTGGTGACAGACAGAGTCCCCGTGAAGACGATTTGAACAGTGGAGTCAATCAAAGCCGAGGGTGATTGATGCTTGTCACGATTGATACAGACCCTCTGTCTCTGGGCACCGgcctgctgctctctctcttgctcactCGCTTTGCGTTTACTCCCTCCTTTGTAGGTCTGGGACATGGTTTATAAGCATCGATTAGTCCCTTTGTAAGATTGAAAACGTCTCTACTCTTCCCCATCTCCATTCTGTACTTACGAACTGTTGTGGTGCTTTGAATGACAAGTGACTGTAGAAAGCAAGAGATTTTGGAAAGTTTTACTGTGACGTGATAAAATTTAGGTATTTTGAAAGAGGCAAAAAAGTTTGTGTACAGCACGGCAACATGAAACTGACATGAAACTGTTGGTACTCCAGCAGCGTCTATAGATATAATGGGCTTATtctaaggttaaaaaaaattattattcttagtcagaaaacatgacagccccctaaatctgacacactggacctttaacttgaCACTCTATCTGTTATTTGCAACAATGCCTaagtttgaaatatttgatcCATTTCACTGAGGCACTTGTCCAAATACACCTGGAAAGTAATTTGGGACTCATCATTTGTTCTTGTGTACCTCAGAAAAAGTGCACTTTGAACTCCATCCAGCACCTCACAGTGAAAAGGTGTTAATATGAATGGTTGTGGCCTCCTGCATCTAAATGTGCATTTGTCTAATGGAGTTGAAGAAGTTCACCTTGTGGGCCTAGAGCCTGTTTATTTGGAGACAGACTGCTAAGAGGAAGAGCCGACAGGTGTGTTATTGGTTCCTGATGGCAGACAATGTGGGCATTACCCTCAGACATCTCCCCACCAGCCTTCACTTTCATGGCAGACATAACTCATTTCATAGAGTGTTAATTTGGAGCGCTATTCCATTACAGGTTGGCATTGTGGTGCATGCCACCACTGGCTCGCACTGCTGCATTTCAATTTCACATTAGGCCAATCACACAATTGGGCTTATTAAAGAGTGTTCCTCCTCACAGAATTGCCTTGGAACTGTAAAATTATTCACAGCATAAAAACTAGCTATGACTTATCTACTTTCTCTCTCCAATGACCCCCCTCTTTCACTCCACGCGCTTTCTCTCTtattcctccctctccctccctgtctccttcattcatttcatcttATCTTTCATTTTCCACCCATCATCTTGTTTCGTCTCCACTGCTGCTTCCCTCTTTCAGAGCTCTCCTATGCAACGGCGGAATATTAATATGAGATTTGATGAGAGCGTTATCAGGCTCCCAGTCTTTTGTCCACTTTCTCCTTTCTGAAGGAGACTCTTAGTGctcaaggcaaaaaaaaaaaaaaaaaaagcgtgtaTCCACGTGCACATGGGCACGTCTATGGGGGCTGAGGGGGTGGGAGGGTAAAGTAAAGTACAAActgtctccctcttctctcaGTACCTTCATATCTCTTCTCTAATATTCCATCTAGCATCCAAACGCATTTTGAAATTCTGCTCAGATAGTGATCTTCTCTGGGGCGGTGGAAGCGGAGGGAAGGATGAAGTAGGAAtgtagaagagagagagagctctacGGCTCCTCCACTTCCATCACCTTGGATGGATAAATGACAAGTGTGGACCCAGACAAGTGCAACACGAGAAGGTAATGGGCACACTCTGCTGTTAAAGTGGCCTCGGAGCAATTCATGCTGCCATGTCGTGTGGAAAAGTAAACATTCATATTATGGTGAAAGAAAACAATACACTTCTTTTTATCaaaagttaaaatgtctgtatttaCATGACccatgtgaaaacattttaacttttcatAGAAGAAGATGAGTGCCTTTGATTTCTTTCAACTTTCTTTTCTATCTGACAGCCCCTCAAATAAAAACTAGCACCATTACTTTGCTCCCTCTTAACTCATCCTGTATTATGGGTCGTCCTTTTCATGCTGCACAAATACACCAATTCTTGTTCTACAACTACCCTCTCCATCTAACTGAGATAGataggagagagcaggagggagcAAAGAGGAGTCAAGCACTGGAAATTAAGAGGCAAAGGGGGTAAAAACAACCCCAGTGAGGCTACAATCGATCTCAGCCAGCCCCTTTATTTACACAACACCTCTTGCTCTCAGACATCTCACAATCCCACAGCTTCGGAGCCCTCTATCCATCACAAGGCATAGGGACAGAGGGCCAGGTCAGACAGGTTTTGGGGGGGCGGGGTGTAGAATTGGTTGAAATTGCTGAGATTTCAaggcacagaaacacagaggggaTAGGTGTTGAGAGGGTGAAGGATAAGGTGTACAGAAGATGTAATCTCAAAATGTAATACAATGGAACCCAAGGAAAGAGATAAGGAAGGCCAATAtatggaggagaaagaggaggaggaggttggaaGCCGTCAATGATGAGAGGGTGAGGATTGAGGGGATTTAGAAAGATGAAATGGAGCAGAAGGGGGAATTAGAGGAACCAAAGTGTGATAGACAGATCATCAAAAGGTGCTTTCTTCCCATCTCTCTGTCAGTTAACGTACTTGTTCCCTCCACTAAGCTTGTATCCATGAGCATGGGAAGAGCTGCCTCCGATGACGACATCTTGCTCTTGTCCCGATCTCgttctctgtctctatctcgGTCTCTCTCCCGTCCTGTGGATGAGGCCTCCCCAGCTCGTCTCTGCCTGTTCTTCTGGGCCTCCATGGCTTTGAGTTTCCGGGCGTGCTTGTGACCCTTGTAGTGGGCCTCTGCTTGGTTCTGCGGGAAAATAAGAGAAAACCAGgttgggagggaaaaaaagcagacaggagTGTTTGACTCGATGCATTATCTGCTGGAGAGACTGGAGCCCACGTgcaataaatgttaaaattcaCGCCTCAATATTCGCCGGCATACACCAGCTGCAGGGAGGAGAGTCTGTTTCCACCTGATAACAGTGATGGCACATTGGGAGGCCAGAGGTATAATTGCATGTGTAATATGCAACAAGAGAGAGGATCCCATCTCCACAACTACCCTATTAATGTGCACTGTGAGAGTCAGCTTCTGCAAGTCCTAGACACGTGGAAATACATactaatgtcacacacacacatctgagcaCTCgcaaacaaacccacaaacacaaatcagaaACATTTCTACTGACTGTGATGCAGCAATAAAGACGTCCACACAATTTTCCTTCTGGGTGGATCACGATTTACTTTCACATTCTCATCATTCTCACGACCCTGTTAAATCCGAGAACAAAGCCCCTGTTGTCAGAGCAAGCATGGATACATAAGCATATCAAGAGAAATCAATACAGAAATCACTCATTAGAAGCTAAAGCAGCCTCAGGGGATTAGCTCTCATCAGTGCCTGGCCTGGATAGGAGATAGTTATAGAGGGAACATACACAACCACAGATTCAATACATTCAGCACAATAACAGCTAAATTACCTTAACCCGAATGTCCCCAAAAACTCAAATTATAGAGAATACTGAGTAATATGGAAATTTTCATGCCCTAAGTATTTaagagatggatggattaaGGAAGAAGGATTAAGTATAAAATAGCTTTTTTCTCCCAAAGGGTGTATGTTTTGAAAAGTGGAGCAAGGTAAGACTCTAAGGCTGCAATGCTTCTTTAGCTCTCATCCAGTTTTACTTCCTCAAGAAATAAATCATGCTAATCCTCAGATGCCAAACAAGTAAGAGACTGGACTTTGCTTTGAAGACTTCAGGGTGACGAATAAATACATTCAGAGAAAAAGACTTTTTCATTAGGAGCAAAATGTGAATTTCTCTGATTGCCTTAGCATCAAAGACACATTAAAAGACCAATGTGTAGGagttagtggcatctagtggcgaGGCTGCAGACTGTAACCAATTGAATACCGCTTGCCTCACTCTCCCCTTCCAAGAGTGTAGAACAGGGGtttccaaactgttccacaaagggccggtgtggctgcaggtttttgttccgaccaaccaagagcacacagtttgaccaatcaactctctgaagactgagatcagttgattaaatgagtcaagtctggtgtgctgctgtttggttggaaggaaaacctgcagccacaccggccctttgtggaacagtttgaaCACCCCTGGTGTAGAAGAAACTACTGTAGAAGAGGACGTGCAGCATCGACAGAGATGGTTGTACACTCACGAATATTATATTTCTCCcattaaatgttacacactggacctttaagtcccCTAAGCAATAAATAACATGTCTGCAAGTGCACAAATACAAGGTTAcaggcacacatacatacataaccaCAGCTCGTCTCATGTGTCTCATGCAGACGAGGGATGGAGTTAAATATGAACACCGGACATTAGCAAGGCTAATGGTGTGATAGAGTGGAGGTCTATAAATAATGCGGCTGTCAAAGCATCTGTAAAAACAACCCGAATACTTCAGTGCATCGTGAGACTGATCTACCGTGAAAATGCTTTGGAGATTAGCGTGATGTGACGAATTCAGCCAGCGCCTTCTCCACCACCAGTCTCTCTATCCAATCGAGTCTCAGTGGAGGCAGAGGGACAAGGTGTGAAATGAGCTTTGGTTTTCACATCACCACCACAGCCAGCAGGATACAGTGCTCTTCTAAGGGATCCTTGATGTCAGGTGATTAAGCAATCCTACGGCTCAAAGTAAACATCAGATTATATCTGGTGGATAGACACGTGTTTAGAAGGTGTGGAACATGTTGCcccatggctgtgaaatggtGCTGGATCCTCTTTACCAATAATGACTTGCTTGTAGCAAGAcaaaaaatagaacaaataGAACTAGAACtagaaaatacatacaaataaagtGGATGTACCAGTTGGTTTGCTTAATATAACAATCACTGAGTTACCTATTTTGATAGTGGAAGTGCATGGAGCTGTAGTATTTCTTAGGATGGTGGCAAAAAATATTGCTTTTACCCACACATTACACAGTAAATTCAGATAATAACTATCATCTCTACAAAACGGCATAAAGATCAAAGAAGCATAAAATAAACTATGAGATCCGTCAACCTCTATGGAAAACCGAAACAACCTTCAAACAACCTCTAGCCTTCCTCAAAAGCCACTCATAGACAAAGCCCACAGggactgaaaataaacaaaaaaaaaagaaaaagaaaaaagaaatatgacagCTATATGTGATGATGTACATTAGTATGCAAAATTCTGTAATAGCAACACTCCTTCACATCATTGCATTTGCTATTTTTGTGTCATCGAAAAGCATTTTATGCTTTCAGCAGTATTGCCTTAGGGTATTTAGGCTAAACGGAATAGCAGTTAGACAGCCTCGGCCCACTCAggtgtttctctgctgtgacattaaaggaataatttggcatgttgggaaatatgcttttttGCTTTCATGCAGAGAGTTTGATGAGAAATCGATAGcactttcatgtctgtacagtaaatataaagctacagtaAGCAGTTTGGTTAGTTGGTtggcttagcacaaagactggaaacaggggcaTGCAACAGTGcatctaaagctcactaattaacacattacatCTTGTTATTTCATtggtacaaaacacaaaagttaaGAATGACGCTGCGGTTTTGTGCTGATCATCACATCTTATCTCTCTTATCTCTCGGCAAGAGGGCAAATACATGTATTTCCCAAAGTGTTGAAAATGTCATGGCACATGTGTGGTCAGAACTGTGCTCTTTTGCACCTATAAGCACACCCAACAGCGATGTCACAGTGCACTGACACACGATGGAGTACCCAACCCTCTACATCAGCAGATGAGAGGTTGAACCACAAGACATcagcaaaaacatgattttagcTGGTTCTATGTTGCTTTATAAAGTAAATTTGTGCTATactgagcagcagagaaaacttACTTATTCTCCCTCTGAGAATTATGCATGGATAACTTGGTATAATATCTGAGCAAACTCTGAGGAGGGTTCATGGGAGTGTGAGGAAAGTATTCATGCTCTCAGAGAGACTGATAAAGCTACAGTCAGACCTGACACTCCTCTTTAAGTCCGTGTTCAGATTCAGGGAATGGGATTTGCTCTAGTGTGTGAAGAGCACGTCTGAGTCTCCTCTCCCCCTTCAGCTCCTTGTCTCCTGTGCCTCAGTTCTTCTTTGAAGATGGggtccaagaaaaaaaaaaatgtgtgtgtgcctgtgtgtgtgtgttttactgtgccCATACATGAGGGGTCTTAAGGCTTTCTGGACCATTAACTACTTCTTTATGTGAATATGCATAAAATGTCATGGGAcgtttgcttgtgtgtgcgtgtttgtgtgtatgtgtgtgcacgagtgtgCATGTggacagtatgtgtgtgtgtgtgtgtgtgtgtgtgtgtgtgtgtgtgtgtgcatgtgggagGTAGCAGGGATGCGAGAAATGGAACGAGGAGCAGAGAATGCTGCTTCCTGCTGGGGCTGCTGATTGTTTCTGGTCTTTGCTGATAAACGGCAGCTCTCCCTGCTGTCTAATCCCTCATACCAAAACAAtagacagacatacacatacagatatcactgaaaggaaaacaaacttttatatataactagaaaaaaaacccttaatGACTaacttttgatttaaaaaatgtgcagacccacacacaaacatatttgcttttacacaggtgcacacacaaacacatatagtATGCAGAAACATGGTGAGTCAGTGGAGATGaaacatattttcaaaaaataaCTTTCAAGACGATAGCAGaagcacaaaacaaagatgTTGTTCTCTGAGGCTAGACTCACTTCTTGGTGTAGATGGTTTTTATGCTGTAAATTAAATCTGGCATGCAGTCTCATTCTCTCTATCTTTCCTATAAACACCAAGGTACACTGTGAAGCCACTAAAACATTTCTTACCGTTGAGTTAAAGCGCAGGTGGCAAATGTTACAGGAGATAATCTGTTTCTTCTTGAGGGGCTGTGGGACACCAAATGTGTGGTTGATCACTGCCTTCTGGACAGGGTCCAtctgagagacacaaagaaaagaaaaacagtgtaAACAATACTAGCTCTGTAGAGCATGTATTAAAAATCCTCTGATACATCAGTAGATGCCGTG contains the following coding sequences:
- the znf385c gene encoding zinc finger protein 385C isoform X2, with translation MKRPFSPSALPNTEQDRRGFGAGLGTQMDAEPCCDTQDEGAVLDEQSPGGVLPSALHRLKRERKQRSYTLCEVCNIQLNSAAQAQIHYNGKSHQKRLKQISNGKMPSNTGTSAQGSPLLASLPVPGRPLQPQLDLKHLLPFRLNGSSPLSLFPNFNTMDPVQKAVINHTFGVPQPLKKKQIISCNICHLRFNSTNQAEAHYKGHKHARKLKAMEAQKNRQRRAGEASSTGRERDRDRDRERDRDKSKMSSSEAALPMLMDTSLVEGTSLQSDLEPANLEGKLEESPRSSVMLTPVSEVSSVELVTLSPPQISPSSQLSETASDTSAPEAPEAPEATETAGATTESGSHADTSSTNGESRTDEDKDPKKSKAHLHCPVCKVTVNSVSQLEAHNSGTKHKLMLEGHSVLPRRRGKVVATRAGCKSKRLGSKGSVGVPSKNFQCEVCEIFVNSETQLSQHMNSRRHKDRLAGKPPKPKFTPHSKSQPSSSLATKLALQKQLTKSLTTGFLPNPLTPPTLCTVATNPLALRHPVGTTTFIQTPFLGPTLFRPAPGPLRATHTPIIFSPY
- the znf385c gene encoding zinc finger protein 385C isoform X1 translates to MKRPFSPSALPNTEQDRRGFGAGLGTQMDAEPCCDTQDEGAVLDEQSPGGVLPSALHRLKRERKQRSYTLCEVCNIQLNSAAQAQIHYNGKSHQKRLKQISNGKMPSNTGTSAQGSPLLASLPVPGRPLQPQLDLKHLLPFRLNGSSPLSLFPNFNTMDPVQKAVINHTFGVPQPLKKKQIISCNICHLRFNSTNQAEAHYKGHKHARKLKAMEAQKNRQRRAGEASSTGRERDRDRDRERDRDKSKMSSSEAALPMLMDTSLVEGTSLQSDLEPANLEGKLEESPRSSVMLTPVSEVSSVELVTLSPPQISPSSQLSETASDTSAPEAPEAPEATETAGATTESGSHADTSSTNGESRTDEDKDPKKSKAHLHCPVCKVTVNSVSQLEAHNSGTKHKLMLEGHSVLPRRRGKVVATRAGCKSKRLGSKGSVGVPSKNFQCEVCEIFVNSETQLSQHMNSRRHKDRLAGKPPKPKFTPHSKSQPSSSLANVRWSGYAGLAVSAMKKAFSQYNLTSLSSQTKLALQKQLTKSLTTGFLPNPLTPPTLCTVATNPLALRHPVGTTTFIQTPFLGPTLFRPAPGPLRATHTPIIFSPY
- the znf385c gene encoding zinc finger protein 385C isoform X3, encoding MLIGTSAQGSPLLASLPVPGRPLQPQLDLKHLLPFRLNGSSPLSLFPNFNTMDPVQKAVINHTFGVPQPLKKKQIISCNICHLRFNSTNQAEAHYKGHKHARKLKAMEAQKNRQRRAGEASSTGRERDRDRDRERDRDKSKMSSSEAALPMLMDTSLVEGTSLQSDLEPANLEGKLEESPRSSVMLTPVSEVSSVELVTLSPPQISPSSQLSETASDTSAPEAPEAPEATETAGATTESGSHADTSSTNGESRTDEDKDPKKSKAHLHCPVCKVTVNSVSQLEAHNSGTKHKLMLEGHSVLPRRRGKVVATRAGCKSKRLGSKGSVGVPSKNFQCEVCEIFVNSETQLSQHMNSRRHKDRLAGKPPKPKFTPHSKSQPSSSLANVRWSGYAGLAVSAMKKAFSQYNLTSLSSQTKLALQKQLTKSLTTGFLPNPLTPPTLCTVATNPLALRHPVGTTTFIQTPFLGPTLFRPAPGPLRATHTPIIFSPY